Within the Gadus chalcogrammus isolate NIFS_2021 chromosome 15, NIFS_Gcha_1.0, whole genome shotgun sequence genome, the region GTTCGGGAGCGGTGGAcaagagagccagagaggcGGGAAACATTAACCAATCACTGCTGACGCTGGGCCGCGTCATCAACGCTCTGGTGGAGAAACGTCCCCACATACCCTACAGGTAATACTACGGCTAGTTCTAGTACATGACGGTGGGCAGGTtgatgttgtcatggtgatgacCACCCTGTTGTCTGTGCTCCCCAGGGAGTCCAAGCTGACCCGCATCCTGCAGGACTCGCTGGGCGGCCGCACCAAGACCTCAATCATCGCCACCGTGTCGCCCTCCTCCAGCAACCTGGAGGTACGCTGGGATAGCCAGGCTAGGGTAGCCAGGATAGGCTAACCAGGCTGGGCTAGGATAACTAGGCTGGGGTAGCTAGTCTAGGGTAGCTAGGTTAACAAAGTTCTTTGTCGGGGACAGCTAATGTCATGCCAACAGACTAGCCGTAgcatagattattattattattattacttctcTTCATTGTGTTGGCAGCTGatggctgacctttgaccccatcTAGGAGACCATGAGCACCCTGGAGTACGCCAGCCGGGCCAAGAACATCATGAACAAACCGGAGGTCAACCAGAAGCTCACCAAACGCACCCTCATCAAGGTACCTCATGCGAGCCCTGTGCATTTAACATATGATGAGCCCCCTCACGCAGTTCCCTGTGCATTTAGAACATTAAAAGCCCCCACAGCCATGTACATTTACCACATTGAGAGCCCCCTCCCCTTAACCATGTACATTTACCACTCATGTTGATGTGCTAGTGTGTATGTATAGGCGATGTATATGTATGGAGGTGgtgtattgatgtgtgtgtgtgtggggcctcTCCAGGAGTACACAGAAGAGATTGAGCGTCTGAAGAAAGACCTCGCCGCCGCGCGGGAGAAGAATGGAGTGTACCTGTCCTCTGAGAGCTACGAGTAAGGACTCTTACTTTGAAATCGGGTTGGCTCCAGGAGGGCTTTTATGTTGAAGCGGTGTTCTCATGAAGGTGTGGTCTCCCCAGGAGCATGGTGTCCCGTCTCTCGCTGCAGGACGAGCAGACTGGGGAGTACGCTGGACAGATCTCTGtcatggaggaggagctccgCAAGGTTGGACTCTCTTCCTGTTTCTCTACCTGTGGCTCTaggtctctctacctgtctcgaTGTCTCTCTACGTGTCTACCTGTCTCCTTGGTCACCTGTGGCTCTAGGTCTCTCAACCTGTCGgtctccctgcgtgtgtgtctgtctccctgcgtgtgtgtctgtctccctgcgtgtgtgtctgtctccctgcgtgtgtctgtctccctgcgtgtgtgtctgtctccctgcgtgtgtgtgtctccctgcgtgtgtgtgtgtctccctgcgtgtgtgtctgtctcccttcgtgtgtgtctgtctccctgcgtgtgtctgtctccctgcgtgtgtgtctgtctccctgcgtgtgtgtctgtctccctgcgtgtgtgtctgtctccctgcgtgtgtgtctccctgtgtgtgtgtgtgtgtgtctccctgcgtgtgtgtctgtctccctgtgtgtgtctgtctccctgcgtgtgtgtctgtctccctgcgtgtgtgtctgtctccatgcgtgtgtgtctgtctccatgcgtgtgtctgtctccctgcgtgtgtgtctgtctccatgcgtgtgtctgtctctctgcgtgagtgtgtgtctgtcttcctgCATGTCTGTGTCCCTGGGAGCGCTGGTGTCtcacccctgtctccctccagaTGACGGAGCTGTTTGAGGACCAGCGGGACCGTCTGGACCAGGTCACCGTTGACCTTGAGCAGAAGGAGCAGAGGTAACGTGAAACAGGACCACCACGTAGACCTGGTCTGGGGGGGCTCTAGACCACATGGACCTGGTCTGTCGGCGCTCTAGACcacgtcgctttggataaaaacgtctgctaaatgccctaattgtaaggGTAGCCCTGGGGTGGGTCAGGGTAGTCCTGGGGTGGGTCAGGGTAGTCCTGGGGTGGGTCAGGGTAGTCCTGGGGTGGGTCACGGTAGCCCTGGGGTGGGTCAGGGTAACCCTGGGGTGCGTCAGGGTAACCCTGGGGTGGGTCAGGGTAACCCTGGGGTGCGTCAGGGTAGTCCTGGTGTGCGTCAGGGTAGCCCTGGGGTGCGTCAGGGTAACCCTGGGGTGGGTCAGGGTAACCCTGGGGTGCGTCAGGGTAGTCCTGGTGTGCGTCAGGGTAGTCCTGGTGTGCGTCAGGGTAGTCCTGGTGTGCTGATCTTGTGCTGACTGCTGTTGTCTCCAGGCTGGAGAAGACCacggaggagctggagcaggagaggTTTGTCTGCAGTGCGCTCACCTCCACCCAGGAAAACCTCTACAACACAGCAGACCAGGTGAGACCAGTTAACTACGACTCGCCCCTCTCACGTTAACTACCCAGTAACTTGAGGTTAACTCGCCGTGTTCGTTGACTGTGTTGTAGCTGCTGTCGACGGCTCAGGAGAGCACCCACCACGTCTCCGGCCTTCATGACAAACTGGACCGCAAGACCCAGGTAAGACCCCTGCTGTGATGGCGTGCTCAGAGGAAGTGACGTAGTGAGGGATAAaaaggagagtgaggggagcTGACGGAGGCCGTGTGGTGTGCAGGTGGAGCAGCACAACAGTGGCGTGCAGCAGAGCTTCTCCCAGCGGATGGACGGAGTGTTCAGCTCCATGCAGAGCACCATCGCCCTGCAGAGCAGCAAGCAGCAGAGCATGTTCAGCAGCTACAGCCAGGCCGTTGGTGAGCTCCTCTGCTTACCTCCTCCGTGTTTACCTCCTCTGTCTATGTTTACCTCCTCTGTCTATGTTTGCCTCCTCTACGTTAAACTGCTTGAATCAGGAAGTGTTGCTATGCTAACTCCTATTTTCAACACTGTTTTACTCGGTGTGTTCAACTATGTATCAAACTTGAAAAAGATCCGAGCCCTCCCTTCAGGTTACCCACCCAAGCCTCCTGTAGTCTACCTTTAACTCCGGCCTGATGTAAACTCCCGTAGGTTTAactcctctgtgtgtctgactcCTTCCTGCCCGTAGAGAAGTCTCTCTCCATCAACCAGGCGGCTCTGAGCCAGGCCCAGGTCGCCATGGAGACGCTGGTGGGCGGAGTCCGGCAGGTGATGTCAGAAGGCGCGGCCCAGAGCGAGGGGAGGCGCCGTCAGCAGGAGGCGCTGTGTTTGCAGAACAGGGAAGAGTCCCTGGAGCGTCTGGTGAGGCCTGGctgccctctgacctctgaccttgacCCCGTAACCCTCCCCAGGGCCGCTCTGACCTAACCCGACCCTGTGTCCCTCAGGAGGAGCGCCAGCGTGACgtggaggaggtgctgcaggTGCACGTGCTGCTGGGTCTGTCGGCGCTCCAGGACCTGGGCTCCTCCCTCAGCAAGAGCATGGAGGGTCAGAGGGAGCTGGTCCAAAAGGTGCTCCTCCACttcttttcctcctcctgcttctccccCTCTGACCTTGTCCTCCCTCATTAAGGTCTAAGGGACCCTGTTTtccaccctgtctgtctgaatgtGGAGGCCTCCAGGACAGAGGGGGCGCTGTGttaacacctgtctgtctgcaggtggAGGCCATGCAGAAGAGTGGGGAGATGCTGCGGGCTTTCCTGCTGCAAGAGATTGAGGACCTGAAGGAGGCCAGCGCGCTGGGCATCGGCGCCATGCAGGCGGAGCTCCACAAACACCAGGAGGACATCCGCCAGGCGCAGGAGGAGCacctggaggtgaggggggcggggcctggagggagggctctgaggggcggggccccggagggaggggcctggggggagggctctgaggggcggggcctggaggGAGTGGTCTGAGGGGCGGAGCCTATAGGGAGGGCTCtaaggggcggggcctggggggAGGGCTCTATGGGTTTGAGGGGCAGGGCCCGGAGGGAGCAGTCTGAGGGGCAGGGCCCGGAGGGAGCAGTCTGAGGGGCAGGGCCTGGAGGGAGAGGTCGAGGGGAGGGGCCTGGAAGGAGGGGTCGAAGGGAGGGGCCTGGAGGAAGGGCCTTGTGGGTATGTTCATGAGGTTCCTAATTTTGTGGTCAtttgtgtccctctgtgtgtgtgtgtgtgtgtgtgtttgtgtgtgtgtgtgtgtgtgtggtgtagtgGGTTCAGAAACGCTACCTGAAGCTGctccagtcctcctcctccctggagaaGCCCATGGAGAACCACCGCACCGACCTACTGCagtcagtcctcctcctccttctctcttcaccTCCCCTTAAGCACAGGGGTTAGctcttaacgtgtgtgtgtgtgtgtgtgtgtgtgtgtgcaggaggtcCAGCAGAGTGTCGGAGCGTACCTCCTACCAGAtggacctcctctcctcctcctgtcgcTCCGTGTCTTCGTCCCTGGTCCTCCTCGGCCAGGAGGGCCTGCAGgctctggaggaggtgaaggggggcgTTTCCTCCATGCAGAAGTCCACCGCAGG harbors:
- the kif11 gene encoding kinesin-like protein KIF11 isoform X4; the encoded protein is MSSLKRDERGSNIKVAVRCRPFNAAERKSSPCVVDCEPNRKEVTLKTGGHNDKATRKTYTFDMVFGQSAKQIDVYRGVVCPILDEVIMGYNCTVFAYGQTGTGKTFTMEGERSEGEQFTWEEDPQAGIIPRTLHQIFEKLSENNTEFSVKVSLLEIYNEELFDLLSTSDDITERLQLFDDPRNKRGVVVKGLEEVVVHNKDEVYQILKRGSAKRKTASTLMNAYSSRSHSVFSVTIHMKEVNLDGEELVKIGKLNLVDLAGSENIGRSGAVDKRAREAGNINQSLLTLGRVINALVEKRPHIPYRESKLTRILQDSLGGRTKTSIIATVSPSSSNLEETMSTLEYASRAKNIMNKPEVNQKLTKRTLIKEYTEEIERLKKDLAAAREKNGVYLSSESYESMVSRLSLQDEQTGEYAGQISVMEEELRKMTELFEDQRDRLDQVTVDLEQKEQRLEKTTEELEQERFVCSALTSTQENLYNTADQLLSTAQESTHHVSGLHDKLDRKTQVEQHNSGVQQSFSQRMDGVFSSMQSTIALQSSKQQSMFSSYSQAVEKSLSINQAALSQAQVAMETLVGGVRQVMSEGAAQSEGRRRQQEALCLQNREESLERLEERQRDVEEVLQVHVLLGLSALQDLGSSLSKSMEGQRELVQKVEAMQKSGEMLRAFLLQEIEDLKEASALGIGAMQAELHKHQEDIRQAQEEHLEWVQKRYLKLLQSSSSLEKPMENHRTDLLQRSSRVSERTSYQMDLLSSSCRSVSSSLVLLGQEGLQALEEVKGGVSSMQKSTAGLLERDSAWTSRAAERVGSQAQEELALQGQTSAAVKALQQGVDDHCSKVLQESGQLEQHRQQANEMARETQGLVSKDRAGLEEQREELQNHMDTGSQLVHNFLQEELRQDVPTGSTPQRREFVFPLKVQRLRSRGELLEGLRNQQEALRSALTEEEEEQGGPASMDSLEGEQMSESIVSESSYVDENVFCKDGGIPFFKKKEGRKAGKKGKERERPATPRQSRLPLHPHN
- the kif11 gene encoding kinesin-like protein KIF11 isoform X3 is translated as MSSLKRDERGSNIKVAVRCRPFNAAERKSSPCVVDCEPNRKEVTLKTGGHNDKATRKTYTFDMVFGQSAKQIDVYRGVVCPILDEVIMGYNCTVFAYGQTGTGKTFTMEGERSEGEQFTWEEDPQAGIIPRTLHQIFEKLSENNTEFSVKVSLLEIYNEELFDLLSTSDDITERLQLFDDPRNKVRGVVVKGLEEVVVHNKDEVYQILKRGSAKRKTASTLMNAYSSRSHSVFSVTIHMKEVNLDGEELVKIGKLNLVDLAGSENIGRSGAVDKRAREAGNINQSLLTLGRVINALVEKRPHIPYRESKLTRILQDSLGGRTKTSIIATVSPSSSNLEETMSTLEYASRAKNIMNKPEVNQKLTKRTLIKEYTEEIERLKKDLAAAREKNGVYLSSESYESMVSRLSLQDEQTGEYAGQISVMEEELRKMTELFEDQRDRLDQVTVDLEQKEQRLEKTTEELEQERFVCSALTSTQENLYNTADQLLSTAQESTHHVSGLHDKLDRKTQVEQHNSGVQQSFSQRMDGVFSSMQSTIALQSSKQQSMFSSYSQAVEKSLSINQAALSQAQVAMETLVGGVRQVMSEGAAQSEGRRRQQEALCLQNREESLERLEERQRDVEEVLQVHVLLGLSALQDLGSSLSKSMEGQRELVQKVEAMQKSGEMLRAFLLQEIEDLKEASALGIGAMQAELHKHQEDIRQAQEEHLEWVQKRYLKLLQSSSSLEKPMENHRTDLLQRSSRVSERTSYQMDLLSSSCRSVSSSLVLLGQEGLQALEEVKGGVSSMQKSTAGLLERDSAWTSRAAERVGSQAQEELALQGQTSAAVKALQQGVDDHCSKVLQESGQLEQHRQQANEMARETQGLVSKDRAGLEEQREELQNHMDTGSQLVHNFLQEELRQDVPTGSTPQRREFVFPLKVQRLRSRGELLEGLRNQQEALRSALTEEEEEQGGPASMDSLEGEQMSESIVSESSYVDENVFCKDGGIPFFKKKEGRKAGKKGKERERPATPRQSRLPLHPHN
- the kif11 gene encoding kinesin-like protein KIF11 isoform X1, translating into MSSLKRDERGSNIKVAVRCRPFNAAERKSSPCVVDCEPNRKEVTLKTGGHNDKATRKTYTFDMVFGQSAKQIDVYRGVVCPILDEVIMGYNCTVFAYGQTGTGKTFTMEGERSEGEQFTWEEDPQAGIIPRTLHQIFEKLSENNTEFSVKVSLLEIYNEELFDLLSTSDDITERLQLFDDPRNKVRGVVVKGLEEVVVHNKDEVYQILKRGSAKRKTASTLMNAYSSRSHSVFSVTIHMKEVNLDGEELVKIGKLNLVDLAGSENIGRSGAVDKRAREAGNINQSLLTLGRVINALVEKRPHIPYRESKLTRILQDSLGGRTKTSIIATVSPSSSNLEETMSTLEYASRAKNIMNKPEVNQKLTKRTLIKEYTEEIERLKKDLAAAREKNGVYLSSESYESMVSRLSLQDEQTGEYAGQISVMEEELRKMTELFEDQRDRLDQVTVDLEQKEQRLEKTTEELEQERFVCSALTSTQENLYNTADQLLSTAQESTHHVSGLHDKLDRKTQVEQHNSGVQQSFSQRMDGVFSSMQSTIALQSSKQQSMFSSYSQAVEKSLSINQAALSQAQVAMETLVGGVRQVMSEGAAQSEGRRRQQEALCLQNREESLERLEERQRDVEEVLQVHVLLGLSALQDLGSSLSKSMEGQRELVQKVEAMQKSGEMLRAFLLQEIEDLKEASALGIGAMQAELHKHQEDIRQAQEEHLEWVQKRYLKLLQSSSSLEKPMENHRTDLLQRSSRVSERTSYQMDLLSSSCRSVSSSLVLLGQEGLQALEEVKGGVSSMQKSTAGLLERDSAWTSRAAERVGSQAQEELALQGQTSAAVKALQQGVDDHCSKVLQESGQLEQHRQQANEMARETQGLVSKDRAGLEEQREELQNHMDTGSQLVHNFLQEELRQDVPTGSTPQRREFVFPLKVQRLRSRGELLEGLRNQQEALRSALTEEEEEQGGPASMDSLEGEQMSESIVSESSYVDENVFCKDGGIPFFKQKKEGRKAGKKGKERERPATPRQSRLPLHPHN
- the kif11 gene encoding kinesin-like protein KIF11 isoform X2, whose translation is MSSLKRDERGSNIKVAVRCRPFNAAERKSSPCVVDCEPNRKEVTLKTGGHNDKATRKTYTFDMVFGQSAKQIDVYRGVVCPILDEVIMGYNCTVFAYGQTGTGKTFTMEGERSEGEQFTWEEDPQAGIIPRTLHQIFEKLSENNTEFSVKVSLLEIYNEELFDLLSTSDDITERLQLFDDPRNKRGVVVKGLEEVVVHNKDEVYQILKRGSAKRKTASTLMNAYSSRSHSVFSVTIHMKEVNLDGEELVKIGKLNLVDLAGSENIGRSGAVDKRAREAGNINQSLLTLGRVINALVEKRPHIPYRESKLTRILQDSLGGRTKTSIIATVSPSSSNLEETMSTLEYASRAKNIMNKPEVNQKLTKRTLIKEYTEEIERLKKDLAAAREKNGVYLSSESYESMVSRLSLQDEQTGEYAGQISVMEEELRKMTELFEDQRDRLDQVTVDLEQKEQRLEKTTEELEQERFVCSALTSTQENLYNTADQLLSTAQESTHHVSGLHDKLDRKTQVEQHNSGVQQSFSQRMDGVFSSMQSTIALQSSKQQSMFSSYSQAVEKSLSINQAALSQAQVAMETLVGGVRQVMSEGAAQSEGRRRQQEALCLQNREESLERLEERQRDVEEVLQVHVLLGLSALQDLGSSLSKSMEGQRELVQKVEAMQKSGEMLRAFLLQEIEDLKEASALGIGAMQAELHKHQEDIRQAQEEHLEWVQKRYLKLLQSSSSLEKPMENHRTDLLQRSSRVSERTSYQMDLLSSSCRSVSSSLVLLGQEGLQALEEVKGGVSSMQKSTAGLLERDSAWTSRAAERVGSQAQEELALQGQTSAAVKALQQGVDDHCSKVLQESGQLEQHRQQANEMARETQGLVSKDRAGLEEQREELQNHMDTGSQLVHNFLQEELRQDVPTGSTPQRREFVFPLKVQRLRSRGELLEGLRNQQEALRSALTEEEEEQGGPASMDSLEGEQMSESIVSESSYVDENVFCKDGGIPFFKQKKEGRKAGKKGKERERPATPRQSRLPLHPHN